From a region of the Dictyostelium discoideum AX4 chromosome 2 chromosome, whole genome shotgun sequence genome:
- a CDS encoding SNF2-related domain-containing protein, with protein MDYTDNNNSNSNNNSNNSNNNNNNNNNNNNNNNNNNNNNNNNNSNSVTEVLLKYHESLMTYPESYIFLYDTIRVPIYFLNQPNCPFKFSNTRDYLCLFNQENDSINEDIGVTPPTLITTILEETETIKVKIENDLFTLLNEIKNQINNNNNNNNNKNDEDDNDNDDNNNKMTLLEYINRVRMIFQIWNIRKILDDGITVDEQSIIVSDKSIVQRISSLMIDKVNNDVDTLKKALSSHKKRKQNYSNQIFKTKSSLPLPRQQQQLLLLPPSHDNHEEEIEEVEQEEYDIQQQQQQQQQQQQQQQQQQQQQQQQQQQQQQQPQPQQKRTKKMKTTNTETPPQTQQQPQPQQPPPPQTQQQQQQPQPQSQTQIQIQLQQPESSESSESSAASKQLSIVKVKKTREEKPSKKTKKVLNKEKRLKFEKQKFEGVPDNEKGKYSFEYILDQIPSPGEGTTDDEIRLIQDPYFLHESKKLFKFQKLSVRKMLERETCPKQFPNPLWTVINNNNDNDDNNIEKEIEIENVIDKKRMKIKSMEEFPKCDDVRGGILCQGMGTGKTIICIALILSTLGSQSKSPVSNPIYPPLNPIVTTDDDDDDDDDDDMTITKTTKIPSLYSILKRKLKISGYPFGSDYRIPQSIRDDIDQLANTRFQLIRQSSAERRITTKSSSIIKFRNLICSSGTLLIVPNQIIKQWQFEIMLHSKIKYLVIENTDKLIPPPSELIKYDVVLITNWRLSNLKQFNPTTLFNDNDDEYSSIDNDQYVGAGAGASNSGSGSGNNSGEDSEFIDISIKSIFQINWLRIIIDEGHVIGNGNTNLSDNSSWLMSERKWVCSGTPISSSVLQTELINFKSICSFLSIQPFNQSVGYFNALISNPVNNFKIQGIERICEIMNRIAVKTPHNEIQEQIDLPPLSVKVVQLEMNDNEKLKYNELVTLIQVNLLASQYTGKDSFTHADNQPLALQAFTNLRKACFNCQPLKEKERKDVRENIETALLKSDQIIPRSDKLKLLQIYKYYELVSLKLSISQQTNNNNNNQNNNNQNNFKFETFDFSNFYFYKPDPIITNNNNNNNNNNNNNNNNNNNNNNNNNDDDDDSNTTLTTEITPFIQQNSTTLSISNSDTTLPKLRTLVSSTTTTTSTSCSNTQSSSSSSLSSSPTTSPILKSKPRVQFKLTEEEEEKERKRLEEEQVEKEERLAKERERKEQQEQQLQDGQQDQDQMNTEDINQNNQNNQNNQNNLQVEIYKEPKLIDCAKLEYLIMRLKEIVEIGEKCIVFSAFNDTLKDIVWTVSRIPELSRVYKIYMTELTLKQRANIVSDFQTKDSEFNIIIMNSDLAAYGLNITAANHIIFVDPIWFASKEQQSIKRSHRIGQTKPVFVEKLIIENSCEQQLININNELSILKNNNNNNTKQQENDSAQKLLLPSTTTTTTTTTTTTNSENTGTSIHPSKLQLLDLNNNNNNNNNRVKDEFLFAKERKEENERKITSLLTNLNVIPSNDFSTVTEDEFDQFMEMLERKYQNDNN; from the coding sequence ATGGATTAtactgataataataatagtaatagtaataataatagtaataatagtaataataataataataataataataataataataataataataataataataataataataataataataataatagtaattcagTAACAgaagttttattaaaatatcatgAATCGTTGATGACCTATCCTGAATCATATATATTTCTATATGATACTATTAGAGTaccaatatattttttaaatcaaccaAATTgtccatttaaattttcaaacaCCAGAGATTACCTTTGTTTATTCAATCAAGAGAATGACTCTATCAATGAAGATATAGGTGTTACACCACCAACtttaataacaacaatattgGAAGAAACTGAAACTATTAAAGTTAAAATTGAGAATgatttatttacattattaaatgaaattaaaaatcaaataaacaacaataataataataataataataaaaatgatgaagatgataatgataatgatgataataataataaaatgacatTATTAGAATATATAAATAGAGTTAGAatgatatttcaaatttgGAATATTAGAAAGATATTGGATGATGGTATAACAGTTGATGAACAGTCTATTATTGTTTCAGATAAATCTATAGTACAAAGAATTAGTAGTTTAATGATTGATAAAGTTAATAATGATGTTGATACTTTAAAAAAAGCATTATCAAGtcataaaaaaagaaaacaaaattattctaatcaaatttttaaaacaaaatcatcattaccattaccaagacaacaacaacaattattattattaccaccatcacATGACAATCATGAAGAGGAGATCGAGGAGGTCGAGCAGGAAGAATATgatattcaacaacaacaacaacaacaacaacaacaacaacaacaacaacaacaacaacaacaacaacaacaacaacaacaacaacaacaacaacaacaaccacaaccacaacaaaaaagaacaaaaaaaatgaaaacaacaaatactGAAACACCACCACAAACAcagcaacaaccacaaccacaacaaccaccgcCACCACAAacacagcaacagcaacaacaaccacaaccacaatcacaaacacaaatacaaatacaattacaacaaccagAATCATCAGAATCATCAGAATCATCAGCAGCATCAAAACAATTATCAATAGTAAAAGTAAAGAAAACTAGAGAAGAGAAACCAagtaaaaaaactaaaaaagtattaaataaagagaaaagattaaaatttgaaaaacaaaaatttgaAGGTGTACCAGATAATGAAAAGGGTAAATATAGTTTTGAATATATTTTAGATCAAATACCATCACCAGGTGAAGGTACaactgatgatgaaattagaTTAATTCAAGATCCTTACTTTTTACATGAgtcaaagaaattatttaaatttcaaaaattatcaGTTAGAAAAATGTTAGAACGTGAAACTTGTCCAAAACAATTTCCAAATCCACTTTGGACagttatcaataataataatgataatgatgataataatattgaaaaagaaattgaaattgaaaatgtaattgataagaaaagaatgaaaattaaaagtatgGAAGAATTTCCAAAATGTGACGATGTTAGAGGTGGAATTTTATGTCAAGGTATGGGTACAGGTAAAACTATAATTTGTATAGCATTGATATTGAGTACATTAGGATCACAATCTAAATCACCAGTTAGTAATCCAATTTATCCACCATTGAATCCAATAGTTACAacagatgatgatgatgatgatgatgatgatgatgatatgaCAATAACAAAGACAACAAAAATACCATCACTATACTCAATTTTAaagagaaaattaaaaattagtgGATACCCATTTGGATCAGATTATAGAATACCACAATCTATTAGAGATGATATTGATCAATTGGCAAATACAAGATTTCAATTGATTAGACAATCATCAGCAGAGAGAAGAATTACAACAAAGTCAAgttcaatcattaaatttagaaatttaatttgttcatCTGGtacattattaattgtaccAAATCAAATCATAAAGCAATGgcaatttgaaattatgtTACATagtaaaatcaaatatttagttattgaaaatactgataaattaataccaccaccatcagaATTAATCAAATATGATGTTGTATTAATTACAAATTGGAGATTaagtaatttaaaacaatttaatccAACAACTTTAttcaatgataatgatgatgaatattcttcaattgataatgacCAATATGTTGGTGCTGGTGCTGGTGCAAgtaatagtggtagtggtagtggtaataatagtggtgaaGATAGtgaatttattgatatttcaattaaatcaatatttcaaattaattGGTTAAGAATTATAATTGATGAAGGTCATGTaattggtaatggtaatactAATTTATCAGATAATAGTTCATGGTTAATGTCAGAGAGGAAATGGGTTTGTAGTGGTACACCAATTTCAAGTTCAGTATTACAAactgaattaattaattttaaatcaatttgtaGTTTTCTTTCAATTCAACCATTTAATCAATCTGTTGGTTATTTTAATGCATTGATTTCAAATCcagttaataatttcaaaattcaaGGTATTGAAAGAATTTGTGAGATTATGAATCGAATAGCAGTGAAAACTCCTCATAATGAAATTCAAGAACAAATTGATTTACCTCCATTGTCTGTTAAAGTGGTTCAATTGGAGATGAATGATAATGAGAAATTGAAATACAATGAATTGGTAACACTAATTCAAGTGAATCTTTTAGCATCACAATACACTGGCAAGGATTCATTCACTCATGCCGATAATCAGCCATTGGCATTACAAgcatttacaaatttaagaAAAGCTTGTTTCAATTGTCAAcctttaaaagaaaaagaaagaaaagatgttcgtgaaaatattgaaactgctttattaaaatctgaTCAAATTATACCAAGatctgataaattaaaattattacaaatttataaatattatgaaTTGGTtagtttaaaattatcaatttcacaacaaactaataataataataataatcaaaataataataatcaaaataattttaaatttgaaacttttgatttttcaaatttttatttttataaacctGATCCAATcataactaataataataataataataataataataataataataataataataataataataataataataataataataatgatgatgatgatgattcaaaTACAACTTTAACCACTGAAATTACACCTTTTATACAacaaaattcaacaacattaTCTATTTCAAATTCAGATACAACTTTACCAAAATTAAGAACTTTAGtatcttcaacaacaacaaccacttcTACTAGTTGCAGTAATacacaatcatcatcatcatcatcattatcatcatcaccaacaacatcaccaattttaaaatcaaaaccaagAGTACAATTTAAACTAacagaggaagaagaagaaaaagaaagaaaaagattagaagaagaacaagttgaaaaagaagaaaggTTAGctaaagaaagagaaagaaaagaacaacaagaacaacaattacaagatGGACAACAAGATCAAGATCAAATGAATACTGAAgatattaatcaaaataatcaaaataatcaaaataatcaaaataatttacaagttgaaatttataaagaaccaaaattaattgattgtgcaaaattagaatatttaataatgagattaaaagaaattgttGAAATCGGTGAAAAGTGTATAGTTTTTAGTGCATTCAATGATACTTTAAAGGACATAGTTTGGACAGTTAGTAGGATACCAGAGTTATCAAgagtttataaaatttatatgacAGAGTTAACTTTGAAACAGAGAGCTAATATCGTATCGGATTTTCAAACTAAAGATTcagaatttaatattatcattatgaATTCAGATTTGGCTGCATATGGTTTAAATATTACCGCTGCAAATCATATCATCTTTGTTGATCCAATTTGGTTCGCTTCAAAGgaacaacaatcaattaaacGTTCTCATCGTATTGGTCAAACTAAACCTGTATTCGTTGAAAAGTTAATCATTGAAAACTCTTGtgaacaacaattaattaatattaataatgaattatcaatattgaaaaataataataacaataatacaaAGCAACAAGAAAATGATTCAgctcaaaaattattattaccctcaacaacaacaactacaactacaacaacaacaactacaaattCTGAAAATACTGGAACTTCAATTCATCCAtcaaaattacaattattagatttaaataataataataataataataataatcgtGTAAAggatgaatttttatttgcaaaagaaagaaaagaagaaaatgaaagaaaGATAACATCACttttaacaaatttaaatgtaattCCATCAAATGATTTCTCAACTGTGACTGAAGATGAATTCGATCAATTTATGGAGATGTTAGAAAGAAAATatcaaaatgataataattaa
- a CDS encoding phosphatidylinositol-4-phosphate 5-kinase family protein (Similar to PIP5K) translates to MVSTTVETPTNKQTNVTIAKPNSNNNNNKITSTNTPLASSPNSPHSVSSNGKSDDIFTDEDDDDYSSDDDSSDEDTENPIDKEKSKQLRRNDSVSKYRAKKLLEAMNGNGNGNSSEDSNDEKRSSPIPLIDSPHPLRSNSITRNNISLIDSQVIFQPNTNTTTTTSTTTTAATTPSNSNTRATTTTTTTLPAISKLNIDQTCNNNNNNNNNNNNNNNNNNNNNNNNNNINNNNINNINNNSNKLPVPAIVIPPSSIQENKKKRQSLDSDDEDFGYDDNLQFKLINFQRSPRGTLTGNDGLRPINNPIPKRPVLQVDPSQELINIALIALRTSLRIGFDRIDSLTQPQFEHFKKYKISISEKKSTIKDFSPNVFQVLRNRLGIDQTEFLKSWSSFVSHDVGKKKENKSSNSTNTTTTSSSSSSSTSTAQSPNFNSSNSSNNNNNNNNNNNNTPIITTTAPPTTTAATTTTTVTSNSTTTATTTVNSTTQTGQSLNSESFTIFSADRKFIMKTISKSDSVKLRKLLPHYYNYLVYNPNAFLEKYLGLYRVGNSSTHAYVVLLSNPFEHHFSIPDSFIYSGLGRSGSESPSTSSSPTLGGRKFNKSSSSSSSSSSSGTQQSSSSSSSSSQKSISLNLDVVARVPMFKQIEKDITFLSGQEFMEYNLVIGVTKIRKDHLENNINNANNMNNANNNNNNNNNNNSNNINNNNNNNNFNNGIISSSSEDTLSNFSITSAPPTPRGVNSFLGALNGNGGDSPLLGNSGGIPPPPSSLGGGGGSTSGSPRYSSEPIKSIPRLLYFLEDVENVTKSNNLKISKSLKKAFSTLPRSWSLEDVVINLEDNTPIVLTSSTPPIITNSGNNINSNNNNNNINNNNNNSTNNANHINHGLLRASMNGNNNNNNNNNNGSNMSVSAPTSPTIQSSVPTINTTAATTTSSTPSPLSPNYNRLNINSKNNSSGSLKTCSPSGGGYVPNTPLAQRYQGGYLSNCFTVSESNSNGNNNNNNSGNGVPPIPLNPLSPNFSSGNSNNNDYYEIYYMVISDFYLPPKLVADKKKITTIKFNNNPNIYLKKFLSNIKEVFNH, encoded by the exons atggtATCAACAACAGTTGAAACAccaacaaataaacaaacaaatgTCACAATAGCAAAAcctaatagtaataataataataacaagaTAACATCAACAAACACACCATTGgcatcatcaccaaatagTCCACATAGTGTTAGTAGTAATGGTAAATCAGATGATATATTCactgatgaagatgatgatgattattcaTCAGATGACGATTCAAGTGATGAAGATACTGAAAATCCaattgataaagaaaaatcaaaacagTTAAGAAGAAATGATAGTGTTTCAAAATATAGagcaaagaaattattagagGCAATGAATGgcaatggtaatggtaatagtagTGAAGATAGTAATGATGAGAAAAGATCATCACCAATACCTTTAATCGATTCACCACATCCATTAAGATCAAATAGTATTACAAGAAATAATATATCATTAATAGATTCTCAAGTTATATTTCAACCAAATacaaacacaacaacaactacctcaacaacaaccactgCTGCTACAACACCTTCAAATAGTAATACCAGagctactactactactactactactttaCCAGcaatatcaaaattaaatattgaccaaacatgtaataataataataataataataataataataataataataataataataataataataataataataataataataacattaataataataatattaataatattaataataattcaaataaattaccaGTACCAGCAATTGTTATACCACCAAGTAGTATACAAGagaataaaaagaaaagacaATCATTAGAttcagatgatgaagattttgggtatgatgataatttacaatttaaattaattaattttcaaagaaGTCCACGTGGAACATTGACAGGTAATGATGGTCTTAGACCAATTAATAATCCAATTCCAAAGAGACCTGTACTTCAAGTTGACCCATctcaagaattaattaatatagcATTAATTGCATTAAGAACTAGTTTAAGAATTGGTTTTGATAgaattgattctttaactCAACCACAATTTGagcattttaaaaaatataaaatttcaat TTCAGAAAagaaatcaacaattaaagatttttcaCCAAATGTTTTTCAAGTTTTAAGAAATCGATTAGGAATTGATCAAACTGAATTCTTAAAATCTTGGTCTTCTTTTGTATCACATGATGTtggaaaaaagaaagaaaataaatcttCAAATAGTACGAACacgacaacaacatcatcatcatcatcatcatcaactagTACTGCACAAtcaccaaattttaatagtagtaatagtagcaataataataataataataataataataataataatacaccaatcattacaacaacagcaccaccaacaacaacagcagcaacaacaacaacaacggtaacatcaaattcaacaacaacagcaacaacaacagtaaattcaacaacacaAACAGGTCAATCATTAAATAGCGaatcatttacaattttttcaGCAGATAGAAAGTTTATAATGAAAACGATATCAAAATCAGATTCAGttaaattaagaaaattattaccacattactataattatttagTTTATAATCCAAATGCATTTTTAGAGAAATATTTAGGACTTTATAGAGTTGGTAATAGTTCAACTCATGCCtatgttgtattattatcaaatccATTCGAACATCATTTTTCAATACCtgattcttttatttat AGCGGTTTAGGAAGAAGTGGTTCAGAATCACcatcaacttcatcatcaccaactttAGGTGGtagaaaatttaataaatcatcatcatcatcatcatcatcatcctcttcaGGAACACAacaatcatcttcatcatcttcttcttcatcacaAAAATCTATTAGTTTAAATTTAGATGTAGTAGCAAGAGTTCCAATGtttaaacaaattgaaaaagatattact tttttatcAGGTCAAGAATTTATGGAATATAATTTAGTTATAGGTGTTacaaaaattagaaaagatcatttagaaaataatataaataatgcgaataatatgaataatgcgaataataataataataataataataataataatagtaataatattaataataataataataataataattttaataatggtataaTTAGTAGTAGTTCAGAAGATACTTTAagtaatttttcaataacaAGTGCGCCACCAACACCAAGAGGtgtaaatagttttttaggAGCTTTAAATGGAAATGGTGGAGATTCACCATTGCTtggtaatagtggtggtatACCTCCCCCACCATCTTCATtgggtggtggtggtggttcaaCATCAGGATCACCACGTTATTCAAGTGAgccaattaaatcaattccaCGTTTACTTTACTTTTTAGAGGATGTTGAAAATGTAactaaatcaaataatttaaagatttcaaaatctttaaagAAAGCATTCTCAACATTACCAAGATCTTGGTCTTTAGAAGATGTAGTTATAAATTTAGAAGATAATACACCAATAGTTTTAACAAGTTCAACTCCACCAATTATAACAAATAGTGggaataatattaatagtaataataataataataatattaataataataataataattcaactaATAATGCAAATCATATTAATCATGGTTTATTAAGAGCATCAAtgaatggtaataataataataacaataataataataatggtagtaaTATGTCAGTAAGTGCAccaacatcaccaacaatTCAATCATCAGTACCAACAATAAATACAActgcagcaacaacaacatcatcaacaccatcaccattgtcaccaaattataatagattaaatataaattcaaagaataatagtagtggtagtttaAAGACATGCTCAccaagtggtggtggttaCGTTCCAAATACTCCATTAGCTCAAAGATATCAAGGTGGTTATCTTTCAAATTGTTTTACTGTTAGTGAATCAAATAGTAatggcaataataataataataacagcgGTAATGGAGTTCCACCAATTCCTTTAAATccattatcaccaaatttCAGTAGTGGTAAcagcaataataatgattattatgaaatttattatatggtTATATCagatttttatttaccaCCAAAATTAGTTGctgataaaaagaaaattacaactattaaatttaataataatcccaatatatatttaaaaaagtttttatcaaatattaaagaagTATTTAATCactaa
- a CDS encoding hypothetical protein (F37B1.3 PROTEIN. 6/101): METINKPNKLKIKENYINQLDLSFQFSQSQFLNNNNNNNNNNNNNNNNNNNKNEELNENEKIELENYLKELKQMMLEQFKDNVEIIVTNLEDSKEIKNQNEKQQQQQQKPSLVSKVLKIETEVADPSMIQQASTLQKQLESLVTKVTQLRQDVPSIIQAEISQNLQKSSLLINNSTNLTTITTTTTTTTTTPINNNNNNKKGNNNKKGKEIEQHNVVVDENKELEDYHESVLTIVTNVSENIESISTDSLEIKKKINDVLEKSKQTIEVTRILLK; the protein is encoded by the coding sequence atggaaacaataaataaaccaaataaattaaaaatcaaagagAACTATATAAACCAATTGGAtctttcttttcaattttctcaatctcaatttttaaataataataataataataataataataataataataataataataataataataataaaaatgaagaattaaatgaaaatgaaaaaattgaacTAGAGAATTATTTGAAGGAATTAAAGCAAATGATGCTTGAACAATTTAAAGACAATGTTGAAATAATTGTTACAAATTTAGAagattcaaaagaaattaaaaatcaaaatgaaaaacaacaacaacaacaacaaaaaccaaGTTTAGtttcaaaagttttaaaaattgaaacagAAGTTGCAGATCCATCAATGATTCAACAAGCATCTACattacaaaaacaattagaatCATTAGTAACAAAAGTCACCCAACTTAGACAAGATGTACCTTCAATTATACAAGCTGAAATATCTCAAAATCTTCAaaaatcttcattattaattaataattcaacaaatttaacaacaataacaacaacaacaacaacaacaacaacaacaccaattaataataataataataataaaaaaggaaataataataaaaaaggaaaagaaattgaacaaCATAATGTGGTagttgatgaaaataaagaattagaaGACTATCATGAATCAGTGTTGACAATTGTTACCAATGTTtctgaaaatattgaatccATTTCAACTGATTcattagaaattaaaaagaaaatcaatgaTGTTTTGGAGAAATCTAAACAAACTATTGAAGTTACAAGaatacttttaaaataa